The nucleotide sequence CCACAATCCAGAGCACACAGATTTGGGGCCATTTCTCCCCAAAGCGATTCCATGTGCTATATGGTATGGCACCCCATCTGTCCCGTGACGCTTCAACTAAACTACCAACCAATCTGTACCCATACACCTATCCACATTTCCAGGTGACCTTATGACATATCAGTACTCATACACCTATCCATATTAGAACAGCATAATCCAACCACCTTGCAGTTCCACTGTCTCTGTCATAACTCCTTGTGCTCTCTCTTGTCCAGACTAGCTGTTAGGCAAAGCCAGTTGGATCACCCGCACCGCCCACCTCCACCCTTATCGTTGCCATCACCCTCATCTTTCTTCTTAGGAGGGGGGTGATTAGGCATGCTCTGAAAGAACCCGATCGAGAACAGCGACAGCGACAGCTGGACCTGGTCCCGGCCCAGCCTGGCAGGAGGCTGCTGCCGCCTTCCCCTTTCCTGAGCAGGCGCAGCAGGAACACCGGCACGGCGCCGCTGGATGGGCCGGATGGAGACGGCGTGCAGGCGGCGGAAGCCGCCGAGCGAGAGCACGACGGCGCGGAGCTGCTGCTCGGAGAAGCCGAGGTCAGCCCACTCCCTCACGCAGGCCGCCTCCCAGAGCCGCTCGTCCTGCGCGAGGGCCCGCCAGCCCCGGCTGACGCACGCCGCGCTGGCCAGCGTCCGCGCCTCCGCCCGCCGCAGCACCTCGAACATCAGGTCCTCCCCCAGATACGGCACATCACCCCCATCCGGTGCAGGCGGCTGCTGCGGCGGaggctgtgaggaggaggaggaggtggacgccTCGTCGGCCTGGCTCGAGCTCCCGGTCCGCTGCTGCTTCTTGGCCGGCTCGCTGgatccgccgccaccaccaccacccgaaccaGGAGGAGGCGCCCAGGGATCGCGGCCGCCCGAGGAACCGGAAGGGCACTTCATGACGAGGCGGAGGGATCGATCTACTTGGGCCCGGATCCGCCTGCCCGCCTGCGGTAGCgagcgagcgagggagggaggggtCGAACACctgcggcgacgacggggcggatCTAGATCTAGAGCGGCGGGCGAGGTCCCCTAGCGGGAGGGATTTGGCTGGGAGGATCGCTgggggaagggaaggggaggggaggggaggctcgTCCGTACCTCGAGACGAACGGCTGCCGGAGCtgcggcgtcggcggtggcgcgGCTGGGGAGGGGAGATCGGCCGCCTTGGTGGCTGGTAGGTGGGTGGGTGGtcaggaggagggagaggaaaataatggtgtgtgtgtggaggaaagcggccgccgctgccgctgatAATGATGGTCTCGCCCTCCGCCAGcctggccggctgggctgggctgggctgtcCGCCGAGCTGGGCCGCGCGAGGGGATGCGGCCCGCGTGCCCACGGGAGGAGCGAGGCTGGTCGGGAGCAGCGATTGCTGGGAGGAACGGACTCGCTGGCGttttagtcccacatcggccaGCGGAGGAGAcacgcaccggtttataagcccggcCGCGGCAGCGGACCCGTCCCTTTGGGGACATCTGATAAAATTGGAACGatacagagaagattagcatggcccctgcgcaaggatgacacgcacaaatcgagaaatggtccAAATTTTTTTGACATTTCGCGCGCCGGTCCCTCAGTTCCTTACACATAAGTCCCCCGGTGCCTTTCATTGCTGCCCCCGTTTATTTTTGGAGCTTACAAATAGATCCTTCCTTTGGGCGATGATCTCTCTGCCTTCTGCGTGCACTGTGGCCGACTAGTCTTAATTTGTTACACGTAGGTCCCTGCTCTGTTGTCATTCTTGATTGTACAAGGCTTCACTTCTGGACTGGACCTCCACTTCTCTTTTCATCATCAGATAGATAGAATAGTAGGTGCGCTCTGTCCAGTCATTTCCTGCTTAGGTTTATTTTTTGTTAGTTGTTTTAATTATTTATTTTGTGCATCTTTGGGTGCTGTTGCTTTTATTTGAGGAGTAGACCGCTGCCACCACGGTACACCAATACGGCGCAAATTGCTAatcaatttttttttggaaaaccaTATTTTCTACAAATGACGCCGCAATTGTGATGGTTCTATGCAATCAACTCGATTAAATCCAGTTGACGAATGTCTCGTAAAAGCATCGCATGTGCAGTACATCCGTTCTTTTAATTTGAAATTTGTAGCAATGACCCATATGTTTTTCGTAACATTTAACATTTTAATGGTGTTTGAAATACGTCTCTTTGATTTGAAATTTGTGACAACGACCCATTTTAATGGTATTTTcagcaaaaaaaaatcaaaataggtCATTGTCAGTTAGTCAGGATGCATTTTAGTCCATGGGCATTATATACTTTTCAGCAGACGGAGTAAGTAATAAGCTCAGGCGACCAAAGCCAAAGAAATTGATTGTAATTTCTCGAATACTAATTTTCAGTGTTGTTTTTGTGAGCAGATAAGTTTAAGCTAAACTAGCCCAAGAAGTCTTACAAATTACAAATCTTGTCGGGACTAGCTGATGGAGAGATCTTGTCTTGGTATGTAGTAGCATTCCATGGAAATCCCTGGCTGCATGATGAACTGCTCCCGGAACTGGCCTGCCCGATTGCTTGGAATGTCAATTGCGAGCTCGTCTGGGCTGGGCATCCCTTCAGCTTGCAGCCCTTCACCAAGTATTAGAAATTGGTTGCCCACAATGAATGATCCAGACACACGAACGGTGATCTCTCTTTCCCCATCTGCACCACAATGTATCTTCTCAACAACATGAAAAATCCCCCCACTAGGCTGATCACCTTTAAACTTGTTTCTTATGGTTGACAAAGTATCAAATATGGCACTTTGCCCGACATACACATTCCCTGAGAAGCGGAAAGATGATTCTTCCATGTACGGTGTCTTCATATGATGCCAGGATCCATCAGAGCCATTGAACAGAAGGTAATAATGAACAACAAGCATCTCTGCTATTTGCTTCAACCTTTCTGTTGGATTCACAACACCCCCGACGTATGCCGCCAAGTCGACACCGGCTTCCTCATACCTCTTGATGAATGGGTGTGACAAAAGCTGCTCACATGTAGACCTTTCATCAGCGAAAATTCGATTCTGAGCTCGGGCTCAGCTGCTCCCGAAATCCACACCGATGGTCTGCGCCAAGATCTGTGTGTCTTCATGTATTTTCAGGCCGTATATCTCTTTTCTGGCTCGCGTGTCAGAGGTGCATTTATGGAGACGGCACGTCGCGGCCCCGTTGGAGGTGCGACGGCTCGGCACCACATCTGAGCCTGCATGAGCCGTATGACGCAAGATTCACAGCACAAACGGCGTCGGAGCGCCAGCTCCATAAATGCTCACCAGCCCAACCAGCTCATTCACTCTAGCCAGCACACCACCCATCTCCATTTACTCTCCCGAGCTCGCCCCTGCTTGGCCATCGCCATTGTTCAATCTCGTCCGCGCTGCCATGTCCGCATCGTCTTCATCTTCCCTTCCTGTCCCAGCCGATTGGCTGCTCCCTTTGATGGCATGCCCTCTCTGCAGCGACGAGGTCGTGACCGCCTTCGCGAGGACTAGTAACCAGGCTGGTCATCGTTTCTACAAGTGCATTCGCTATGACGTAAGTAGAATCATTGAGCATGAAAATTATAAATCTGGATCTGTTTTCGGCACAGCTCGTACCTGGCTAATGATTGAGATTTTCTCTTCTCCTTTGGCAGGCCCTTCAGTGACGTTTCTTTGAGTTCCAGCGCGCGTACTGCAGGAGGATGACCCACGAGCAGATCCTTGCTGCGCAGCATCAAGCGGGATGGCACCCAGCGGGGCATGGATTTGCAGTCCAGCACGGCAACGGGGATGCCCAGATTGTTCCCGCTGCCAAACTATATGCCTTGCCCAACGAATCAAAACTAAGTCCCAGCTCAGGTTTAACGACGCTCTTATCAGGTTGCTCTGCATACTTGCGGATTGAAATTTCTAGTGCGCTCATCCTCGACGGGCAAGCCACCCGGTCAGGTGGTGCACTTCCAAGCCGGAGCCTGCATATTAAGAAGCAAAACGGGGGAATGTAGTTAATTTCTGCAATTTTTTTCAGAATCCAGCGAAATGATTTTTCTGTCTTTTTTCGTTTTCATATTTTTAGATTTGGATTTTGTTCTTAGTTCTATAGCATACAAATAAACAATGGACACCGGGGATGTTTTCCCAACCCCACCCCAGAGACGATGGCCCCTGTGATGCTTGCTAATATCTATATTCATTTTTCATGTTTCTTTTTAGTTTCTGTCTCAGTTCAATAATTTTTGGAAACAGAAAACAGTCTTGGTCATTTTAATCTACATCTGAAGGCAAGTGCAGTACCACGATATTGGGCCTGACTTTTTAATTCATTTCCCCAGAAACCATTCGACCTGACAGCAGACGTACTTCTGAATCACTTTTTGCATTGAGACATGTATGTATGGTACGCATTTAACAGTAATTTTGCAGTGCAAGGTGCAAACAGCAGAGAGGAGTTTTCACCTTTTTGTCCAACCGGGGGCTTGTGGATTCACTCTGCCTGTTGATTGAGCAGACCTCGTTGGAGATTCAGCTCGTAAAGCATGGCCACCTTGTTGCGTTGCCGCTGCTGCTCCTACATCCTCCATTTGAGTCAGCTCAGTGACGCCATCGACCTCACCCACATCCTCAGTCGCACTCCCCTTCTCCAGCAGAAAAAGTAGTGGAACTGGATCTGGGTTGTAAGGCTGTCCGCAAATTCCTCACGCACGGGGAACCTACAATACGAACGGCGAGTCGCCGGCAAAAGGATTAGATATCTAGGATCGAACCACGCCGCCGGCGCTTATGTAGAACAGCAATTTTTGCACAGATCTGGCCGGGAACCAACCTGTCAACAGCGTCAATTAGAAACTCCATACCCTCCCCCTCCATCACTGGTTAGTCCGTCGTCGGAGCACGGTCGCCGCCGCAACCCGGTTGGCCGCCCGGTTGGCCGGCCTCCCGCTACGCTCTCCCTTTTTTCCCGGTGACCAGGCTCCAGGGTACCGCGGCGGCGAGGGGACCCTCTAGGACGAACCAGGAGATAGTGGAGGACAAATCtaccttttttttttcatttcatgcCGCACGACCGACAGGCGGCGTAAATTGCTACCGGCCACACGGACCCATTATCTGATCCTTGGCCCAGAATAAAAAAGCAAACGTCCTGGTTGGAAAGCCGACGACCTGGTCCACGGCCCATACCCAGCCGCCGCGACGTCCGTCAGGCCGCGCCCCGCCGTCCCCGTCTTGCGTACTGTTTCCTACCGTATTTGTTGGTTTCTTCTGTTTCTCCTtgctcgtactccctccgtccgggtttattagtcctctTAGCATCACAAGCATGTTCCTTTTTATAAAGCCTcgctttggaaaggtgcatgcgtgcaaccatttcattggttgccttgaaagccattgttgttggtgccatgaatgggaaattaatacacttcatgcgtgctttttcattggctgcatgcatgtgagagagtgcattgagaGTGGAATTGAAGAATTTATGTGAGCAAATTATTATGTGTCTTGATCTAAGAGGAGTTGTCTTTAGGcgtaataaacccggacggagggagtatctgacaAGCCAGCTGGATTTGTTCACATCCCAAGACCAAAACAAACGAGCCAGATTATGGGAGCAGCTGAGCCCGGGCTCCAAAACACCCCTTCCTTTCATCAGGCTCTTTCTGCAAGCAGTCATCTATAAATGAACGGAACTTCGGTGAATATGCATCTTCTGGTGGTGTCGGCGATGGATCATCGAGTATCTGCATCATGAGATTGGTTGGGCCTTCACTGAAATCATAGGGAAATTTACCGGTAGCACACTCCAGTACCGTCAGCCCGAGACTCCAGATATCAGCGGCGTACAAGTAGTTGTCGTCGCGAATTCTCTCGGGCAACAATGTATGTCACGGTGCCTCCCGGGGCGAACCCTAATCCCCTCcgcgcctccccctccctctcccctccctccgccgccgcctgagGTGCTCGCCGGCCCGGCCGCGCGACACctatgaaggtggcggcggggatctggTGGCTTCGCCTTCGCGGAGGGCCAcggcgtccggggcggcggctccgatGGGAGGTGTCCGGCGTGGCCGGTGCGGCGGGCTGCGCCGGCGGGTGCTGGCGGGCTGCCTCCCTGGCCGTGCggtcggcgggggggggggtggcgggcNNNNNNNNNNNNNNNNNNNNNNNNNNNNNNNNNNNNNNNNNNNNNNNNNNNNNNNNNNNNNNNNNNNNNNNNNNNNNNNNNNNNNNNNNNNNNNNNNNNNNNNNNNNNNNNNNNNNNNNNNNNNNNNNNNNNNNNNNNNNNNNNNNNNNNNNNNNNNNNNNNNNNNNNNNNNNNNNNNNNNNNNNNNNNNNNNNNNNNNNNNNNNNNNNNNNNNNNNNNNNNNNNNNNNNNNNNNNNNNNNNNNNNNNNNNNNNNNNNNNNNNNNNNNNNNNNNNNNNNNNNNNNNNNNNNNNNNNNNNNNNNNNNNNNNNNNNNNNNNNNNNNNNNNNNNNNNNNNNNNNNNNNNNNNNNNNNNNNNNNNNNNNNNNNNNNNNNNNNNNNNNNNNNNNNNNNNNNNNNNNNNNNNNNNNNNNNNNNNNNNNNNNNNNNNNNNNNNNNNNNNNNNNNNNNNNNNNNNNNNNNNNNNNNNNNNNNNNNNNNNNNNNNNNNNNNNNNNNNNNNNNNNNNNNNNNNNNNNNNNNNNNNNNNNNNNNNAGAAGCTCCGTTCCCGCCCGTGATCTGCTCCGATCTGCGCCCTGCTCCAGCCCCTGGTGGCTTCGGTCGCCGTCTTGGGGGTCTGGACGGACGGATCTGGTGGTTGGGCGTGATTCCGGGGGAAACCCCTAGCCGGCGCGGCGGCCTCACCAAAGGCGACGTCTTCGGCGCCGTGGTCCTTCCTGGAGGCTTTGGTGTGGTTCTCCCCTCCCACCTTTCCCTCGAGCACAGGTGAAGACCTGCCCTCCCCTTGCATGGTCGATGGCGGCATCCGGTGTcgtgctccttcttgaaggcgtcttcCGGGGATTGCTCGTGTGGGGTGGAGCTGTtggtggcgtggtgacggtgtgaGGTAGCCTATTCTTCTCAGtggcggctgccgtggtctcggtCCAATTCCTGACCACCGCTTTGGCTATGCCCCTTTTGGCCTTCTCCATGGATCTTCGCCTTCGTCCGATGACTTGCGGTTGTGAGCCGTTCCGCTTAGCACTAATGTACATGCCGTGGTGGAGCTgtacttcatctcactcattgatggcggcgaggatcggcggcatggcgctgtggaggttcgccgcccgatgcgcggagatggactcgcgcaggaggaggttgctgtctggcgtcatggtgacgccgatggctgagtggccagacaaggtagaagcctcaatatgatctgaagacggacctgcggaagatggtggcgacgacacacgagtgcgtctgaccggattgtgccccagacccggtatgtggctcggctggggattccgaatatgtttcggtttccggcttttgatgttaggcttaggtgagtggtttgggtagtggcccagctagcaccccttcatcattttgggtAGGAGTAGTGgcatgtgttgccaagatggtggattaagacttattgttgtaatactttgtaaggtcctcgagaataatcaataaaatggccgtatgcatctcccggatgcagaggccgggggtcatccctcttttctaaaaaataaaaaaaaatgtcaCGGTGCCTACAAAGGTGGCACGCATGGCCATCGTGCCGTCCAAACCAGCGCTCACACCAAAGTCTGCAATTTTTTATTCACCCTTGATTAGCATGGCCCAtgcgcaaggatgacacgcacaaatcgagaaatggtccAATTTTTTTAACATTTTGCACGCTGGTCCTTTCCCTTCTCGCATATATGCCCTTGAAGCCTTATTTTCGCGCCCTCGTTCAATTTGGAGATTACAACCAGGTCCTTTCTGGGTTATTGCTTGTCTTTTGTGCGTAAACGGCACGGCACACTGCACATATACTTCTCCAAATAGTGCTATACCATGTTGTAATTTTCTTATAAGCAGGTCCCTGCTCTATTGTAATATCTGATTCGTTAGAATGAAATCCTGTTGGAGCTTCACTACATGCTCTTCCACTTCTATTTTATTTACTATTGAAGAAGTATATGTGCAGTGTGCCGTGCCGTTTTCTAATCTGtactatttatttgtgagtagttgttTATTTATTCCTGGCCTTTTTATGTTGTTCCTCCACTTCTTGTAAGATAGAAGTATACATGCACTCTACCGTGTTGTTTCCTCTATACGATTTCTTTTTTACTAGTTATTTATTCATTTGTGATTTTAGCCGAGATGGCTGCGGTGTGAAGTCCATTGAAAGCTTATACTACATGGTTGAAGAGCATAAGTTTTCACATGTAGACAGCCGTCACCAGCTTCAACCCAGGAAACATAACTGGTTTGGCACAATGATCCCTGTACACAAATGGCGTCGCTCTGTTACGTGGAGACGACACTTCACACACATCGCTCACAGTGTGCCAGCATTTCCTCTGTCACATGATATGCGACACATCGACACAATGACACGTGACTCTGGACACCTCAGACGAACAACACGAATAACCAAGACGTAGGCAGGCGATGATGAAGAAGGCAGAGACAAGCAAGACATCACAAACGGATTAGAAAAATATACAGATGGGAATGCAAAGTAAATTATtctaaaattttaaattatgctttAACATGAGTGAGGTCAACTTTTTTTTCTTTGCGAATCACGTACTTTCTTAGTGAAATGCAATAGTTTGCTGACAGTCCGCTAGGAACAAAGGATCCAGATTAAGCCGGAGGCATCTTCTCCGAGTGACGCGCTTGCTTCGCATCACTCGCCCAACATGACCAAAAGAAATGTCAACGAAATTCCTGCTTagatcacccgcaaaaaaaaaatttcCTACTTAGATCCTTGATCTCCTGAAGGATGCCTATTTATAATGATGTCTCATGATAAATGATGTCTAGTAGATAGAGGAACTCTTTGATGGCTCCACAAGCATACAATGTTTTATGTGGGTTCTACTGAAAGCAGACTTTCCTATGAGATATCGGTCAACAACAATGGGTTTGCAAAGTTCATCAACAAAGTCGTTGTAGTATAGTGGTAAGTATTCCCGCCTGTCACGCGggtgacccgggttcgatccccggcaacggcgattTTTTAGCTAGTTCTGGGCATTGGTATTTTGCTTCAGCAAAGAAATAAGTTACTGAAGCTCATCCTCCTCTGTACTACACGCACGCACGCCACTCTGCATTTTTCCCAGAGCATATCCAACTTTGCTCAATCATGCAAACTTGGTTGGTTCGATTTTTTGTCGAAAGAGACCACATGCGCAATTGAATTGCCAGAAAAAACCCCCTCTGAGATGATTTGACAAAAAGGACCCCCTCATCCGTGGCGGCAGGTGCGCCAGGCTGAATTGCCAGAAAAAACCCCCTCTGAGATGATTTGACAAAAAGGACCCCCTCGTCCGTGGCGGCAGGTGCGCCAGGCGTCGCCTGGCGCACCTACCGCCATGGCGTCAGGCGGCAGACTGCATGGAACGGAAATCGGCTGGCGCGACGGAATGGGCTAGCATTGTNNNNNNNNNNNNNNNNNNNNNNNNNNNNNNNNNNNNNNNNNNNNNNNNNNNNNNNNNNNNNNNNNNNNNNNNNNNNNNNNNNNNNNNNNNNNNNNNNNNNNNNNNNNNNNNNNNNNNNNNNNNNNNNNNNNNNNNNNNNNNNNNNNNNNNNNNNNNNNNNNNNNNNNNNNNNNNNNNNNNNNNNNNNNNNNNNNNNNNNNNNNNNNNNNNNNNNNNNNNNNNNNNNNNNNNNNNNNNNNNNNNNNNNNNNNNNNNNNNNNNNNNNNNNNNNNNNNNNNNNNNNNNNNNNNNNNNNNNNNNNNNNNNNNNNNNNNNNNNNNNNNNNNNNNNNNNNNNNNNNNNNNNNNNNNNNNNNNNNNNNNNNNNNNNNNNNNNCAGGCATGCTGTAGCAGGTGGTCTATTTGACAAAAAATCCCGTCTGTACCCACTTGCCCTGCGTCGCGCATATACGGCAGTACTTTGCTTTGTTTAAAGAGGTGGACGTCACAtgggcatgcatgcatgaataagGCCTCTGCTCGTGTTAACTAATGGAGTACTAGTAACTAAGCAAGGAATACAGGCCAGCCGATGAACACAGTGCCAGGAACGACGCCGATGAACAGGCCTGCCGCCAGCCCCTGAGGCGGCCGGGCCCGGCTGCTATAGTCCTGCCGCCAGCCGCTCAGGCGAAAGGGCTCCACAGCGCCAGCCCGTTCCGTCGCGCCAGCCAATTCCCGTTCCATGCAGCCTGTCGCCTGACGCCGTGGCGGCAGGGGCCGCCGCCTCACACCGTGGCGGCAGGTGTCACGTGTTGCCCggcgcgcctgccgccacggcCGAGGAGGTCCTTTTTGTCAAATCGTCTCAGAGGGGGTCTTTTTTGGCAATTCAATTGCGCATGTGGTCTCTTTTGACAAAAAATCGGTTGGTTCCACCCATTTCTGCAGCATCCATCTATCCCAAGAGCAGATCCAATTTTGCTCAATCAATCATGCCAAGAACCAATCATCTCGCAGCCGTCTGTCAAGCAATGTGGTGATTTCTTGTGACTAATCTTGCAGAATTGGTTTTCATAAGACTATAAATATAATCTTTGGGTATGGAAAGGAAAGGATGGCGTGTTTTCTAATGTTGTGTCGAAATTTTGCTTTTGCCGACACAACCATCAAAAGTagcttgtttggatatgtatgtggTGTGATCAGTACAGTCAACACGACGAACCGACATATGCCTAGGTAAGAGAACCGACTGTCGGCTGAAGGCGTCGTCAGGGGTGAAGAGGCTCGGATGGGAGGATTTGCAGGCGTGGGGCTGAGGTTGCTTGAGTTTCGAGGTTGTGCGAATGTGGTGTGGGTGGTAGGCACCATCGTCTCCTCTGGTTGGTGCTCTCTGGCGGTGTGGCGTCTCGATCCTCACGGAAGGGGATAGGGTTCCCCTTCCCAGTGGCAGCGGCGTGCGTCATTTAAACTGGAGACACCTGGGTCTACTCAATGATGGTGCTTTGTTGCCTTGCCTCTCGCATCTTTCTTTGGTTCCCTGCCGCCTCCTCTTCAGCGACAGACTCCATGAAGCTTTCCTTTTTCAACTAGTTGGGCGTAGACAGTGGCGGTGCTGCCAGCATGGCTTGTCCCAAATCGAGGTGGTCGCTCTAGGTCCATCGTTCGATGTGAGGGCGACATTCTTCTAGCTCTCGGGTGAGCTTCTCTGAATATCGACGGTACGATGCCACGAGCCATTTTGAGGGGGTAGGGTCCCTCTTCGGTGACAGAGAAGGAAGTTGATGTGTTCCCTCCTTCCTTAGGTGCTCCTGGAGGAATGTCCATCTTCGACGGTCGGCTCATCTACACCCGGTGAacagtaaaatgaaaaaaatagtaaaaaataaataaaacattcCGAAACTTTTCTACAAGCAAGATACTTGAGTGCACCAGGTGCGTGCAAAATTTCATGGGTAAACGGCATTTGAGGAGCCCATGCCAAACAAGGCAAAATCGGTTATGAACAGTTTGTTTCTTTTTCAAACTTTCTCACATACCTGAAATTTATCTTCCTTGCCACGACCTCCTCGGATGTCCAAACTCCATCAAATTTGGCACGGACATCACGCATTCGGCCACCTTGCACCACAAATTTTTTTGGAAGTTTTTGATCTTTTTTACTATTTTAA is from Triticum aestivum cultivar Chinese Spring chromosome 3A, IWGSC CS RefSeq v2.1, whole genome shotgun sequence and encodes:
- the LOC123060026 gene encoding F-box protein GID2 (The sequence of the model RefSeq protein was modified relative to this genomic sequence to represent the inferred CDS: added 219 bases not found in genome assembly), translated to MKGPSGSSGGRDPWAPPPGSGGGGGGGSSQPAKKQQRTASSGQADEASTSSSSSQPPPQQQQPAPDGGDVPYLGEDLMFEVLRRAEARTLASAACVSRGWRALAQDERLWEAACVREWADLGFSEQQLRAVVLSLGGFRRLHAVSIRPIQRRRAGVPAAPAQERGRRQQPPARLGRDQVQLSLSLFSIGFFQSMPNHPPPKKKDEGDGNDKGGGGRCG